From a single Kitasatospora sp. NBC_00458 genomic region:
- the nudC gene encoding NAD(+) diphosphatase → MEQLSTVPETERPLHLALARAGVDRAAQHRFDEPWLAAAWSHPSTKVLPIAGGEAFVVDSGQGTELVLMPSFEAPQTGDRYFLGTDEEGVSYFALAGESLPGRLDGDARPAGLREVGAMLSDRDAGLLVHAVALEHWHRLHSFCSRCGHPTEKAGAGHVRRCTSCAAEHYPRTDPAVIMMITDEEDRCLLGRQALWPEGRWSTLAGFVEPGESIEQAVVREVFEEAGVRVAEVSYVASQPWPFPSSLMLGFMGKADPAGTAITVDGEELAEARWFSREELRAGMAAGEILPPSGISIVRHLVELWYGEPLPSAARW, encoded by the coding sequence ATGGAACAGTTGAGCACCGTGCCTGAGACCGAACGTCCGCTGCACCTGGCGCTGGCCCGGGCCGGGGTGGACCGGGCGGCCCAGCACCGGTTCGACGAACCCTGGCTGGCGGCCGCCTGGAGCCACCCGAGCACCAAGGTGCTGCCGATCGCCGGCGGCGAGGCCTTCGTGGTGGACAGCGGCCAGGGGACCGAACTGGTCCTGATGCCCTCCTTCGAGGCGCCGCAGACCGGTGACCGGTACTTCCTCGGCACCGACGAGGAGGGCGTCTCCTACTTCGCGCTGGCCGGCGAGAGCCTGCCGGGCCGACTGGACGGCGACGCCCGCCCGGCCGGGCTGCGCGAGGTCGGTGCGATGCTCTCCGACCGGGACGCCGGGCTGCTGGTGCACGCCGTCGCGCTGGAGCACTGGCACCGGCTGCACAGTTTCTGCTCGCGCTGCGGCCACCCGACCGAGAAGGCCGGGGCCGGCCATGTGCGGCGGTGCACCTCCTGCGCGGCGGAGCACTACCCGCGCACCGACCCGGCGGTGATCATGATGATCACCGACGAGGAGGACCGCTGCCTGCTCGGCCGCCAGGCGCTCTGGCCGGAGGGCCGCTGGTCGACCCTGGCCGGCTTCGTCGAGCCGGGCGAGTCGATCGAGCAGGCGGTGGTCCGCGAGGTGTTCGAGGAGGCCGGGGTGCGGGTCGCCGAGGTCTCCTACGTGGCGAGCCAGCCGTGGCCGTTCCCGTCCAGCCTGATGCTCGGCTTCATGGGCAAGGCGGACCCGGCGGGCACCGCGATCACCGTGGACGGCGAGGAGCTGGCCGAGGCGCGCTGGTTCTCCCGGGAGGAGCTGCGGGCCGGGATGGCGGCGGGGGAGATCCTGCCGCCGTCGGGGATCTCGATCGTCCGGCACCTGGTCGAACTCTGGTACGGGGAACCGCTTCCGTCGGCGGCCCGCTGGTAA
- a CDS encoding ABC transporter permease, whose amino-acid sequence MKLSAWRVALRIARRDALRAKGRSALVVAMVALPVLGVAGADVVFRSAELDPGEKVVRTMGQSAAELNMLERGSLVLQPPDPEADFHIESPDDDRKPGEQPHYTPEQRRSLDTEPAELAKQLLPPGATLVPVRQGPYTATSTREGLTNVRTVEADLADPVWRGRIELVEGRAPSADHEVAVTRDFLDRAGLRLGDQTSPRGLEATPFTITGVAEYPEDLRSSTVIGRPGALVAPLAKLPGADQFRGRGASSDGDSRWLVKLPAGTVIDWPKVLELNKYGFTVSSRAVLLDPPARADVPFYAYQDSRGGGSTPFFDKTSVVILATVAGMALLEIVLLAGPAFAVGARRSRRQLGLLAAGGGDRANVRAVVLGGGVVLGLTGAAVGLVTGIGLVALLRGYAEGYAGTRFGHFDLQPLDLAGILLIGLVTGLLAAVVPAVQASRQDVVAALTGRDSLKPPSRKLALLGLAMLGSGSALALFGATGGFGSRSMAVLGGSVVAELGMVALTPYLVGLFGRIGRWLPLGPRLALRDSVRHRGRTAPAVAAVMAAVAGSVAVGVYVASSDEQHRREYTASGPANAVIVASGWGASSDGSMLPKMRGAVQDSIPALGKRADVGRVNYKGDCMARGGTCGHVAVVLPEELRCPVWGRRSVMIAGETERLLREDPRCRQETISHGSVFGAVQAGDAELLHNLYGSTDPAGAQALAAGKAVVFDQRFIKDGKVTLELTEPDDPNQPPTPDTEPVVHPVTVEAVHVAAPVEAGGDVVLGSGTAARLGLTTSDAGSVWLPADAPTEGAEQKARAALAKLSDGTDLEVERGYRSDGDLVTLGLTGFAGLVALGAAGIATGLAAADSQRDLTTLAAVGAAPRIRRTLSGFQCGVIAAMGALLGAAAGIVPAVALRKVEAASMSYPGMSLQEEAAKGVVVFPWLNVTGTVVLLPLLAVVLAALLTRSRISLLRRSG is encoded by the coding sequence GTGAAGCTCAGCGCCTGGCGGGTGGCCCTGCGCATCGCCCGCCGTGACGCCCTGCGCGCCAAGGGCCGCAGCGCCCTCGTCGTCGCCATGGTCGCCCTGCCCGTCCTCGGTGTCGCCGGCGCCGACGTGGTCTTCCGCAGCGCCGAACTCGATCCGGGCGAGAAGGTCGTCCGCACCATGGGCCAGTCCGCGGCCGAGCTCAACATGCTCGAACGCGGCTCCCTCGTGCTCCAGCCGCCGGACCCGGAGGCCGACTTCCACATCGAGAGCCCCGACGACGACCGGAAGCCGGGCGAACAGCCCCACTACACCCCCGAGCAGCGGCGCAGCCTCGACACCGAGCCCGCCGAACTCGCGAAGCAGCTCCTGCCGCCCGGCGCCACCCTCGTGCCGGTGCGCCAGGGCCCCTACACCGCCACCAGCACCCGCGAGGGCCTCACCAACGTCCGGACCGTCGAGGCCGACCTCGCCGACCCGGTCTGGCGCGGCCGGATCGAACTCGTCGAGGGCCGGGCCCCGAGCGCCGACCACGAGGTCGCCGTCACCCGGGACTTCCTCGACCGCGCCGGCCTGCGCCTCGGCGACCAGACCTCGCCGCGCGGCCTCGAAGCCACCCCCTTCACCATCACCGGTGTCGCCGAGTACCCCGAGGACCTGCGCTCCTCCACCGTCATCGGCCGGCCCGGCGCCCTGGTCGCCCCGCTCGCCAAGCTGCCCGGCGCCGACCAGTTCCGCGGGCGCGGCGCCTCCTCCGACGGCGACAGCCGCTGGCTGGTCAAGCTCCCCGCCGGGACCGTCATCGACTGGCCCAAGGTCCTGGAGCTCAACAAGTACGGCTTCACCGTCAGCTCCCGCGCGGTCCTGCTCGACCCGCCGGCCCGCGCCGACGTGCCCTTCTACGCCTACCAGGACAGCCGGGGCGGCGGCTCGACCCCGTTCTTCGACAAGACCTCCGTCGTCATCCTGGCGACCGTCGCCGGCATGGCCCTGCTGGAGATCGTGCTCCTCGCGGGCCCCGCCTTCGCCGTCGGGGCCAGGCGCTCCCGGCGGCAGCTGGGCCTGCTCGCCGCCGGCGGCGGTGACCGCGCCAACGTCCGGGCCGTCGTCCTCGGCGGCGGCGTCGTCCTCGGCCTCACCGGCGCGGCCGTCGGCCTCGTCACGGGCATCGGCCTGGTCGCCCTGCTGCGGGGCTATGCCGAGGGCTACGCCGGGACGCGGTTCGGGCACTTCGACCTGCAGCCGCTCGACCTGGCCGGCATCCTGCTGATCGGCCTCGTCACCGGCCTCCTGGCCGCCGTCGTGCCCGCCGTCCAGGCCTCCCGCCAGGACGTCGTGGCCGCGCTCACCGGCCGGGACAGCCTCAAGCCGCCGAGCCGCAAGCTCGCCCTGCTCGGCCTGGCGATGCTCGGCTCCGGCTCCGCCCTCGCCCTGTTCGGCGCGACCGGGGGCTTCGGCAGCCGCTCGATGGCCGTCCTGGGCGGCTCGGTCGTCGCCGAACTCGGCATGGTCGCCCTCACCCCCTACCTGGTCGGCCTCTTCGGGCGGATCGGCCGCTGGCTGCCGCTCGGCCCCCGCCTCGCGCTGCGCGACTCCGTCCGCCACCGCGGCCGCACCGCGCCCGCCGTCGCCGCCGTGATGGCCGCCGTCGCCGGGTCCGTGGCCGTCGGCGTCTACGTGGCCAGCAGCGACGAGCAGCACCGCCGCGAGTACACCGCCTCCGGCCCCGCCAACGCGGTCATCGTGGCCAGCGGCTGGGGTGCCTCCTCCGACGGTTCGATGCTGCCGAAGATGCGCGGCGCCGTCCAGGACAGCATCCCCGCCCTCGGCAAGCGCGCCGACGTCGGGCGCGTCAACTACAAGGGCGACTGCATGGCCCGCGGCGGCACCTGCGGCCACGTCGCCGTCGTCCTGCCCGAGGAGCTGCGCTGCCCGGTCTGGGGCCGGCGGTCCGTCATGATCGCGGGCGAGACCGAGCGACTGCTGCGCGAGGACCCGCGCTGCAGGCAGGAGACGATCTCGCACGGCAGCGTCTTCGGCGCGGTCCAGGCGGGCGACGCCGAACTGCTGCACAACCTCTACGGCTCCACCGACCCGGCCGGCGCGCAGGCGCTCGCCGCGGGCAAGGCCGTGGTCTTCGACCAGCGCTTCATCAAGGACGGGAAGGTCACGCTCGAACTCACCGAGCCGGACGACCCGAACCAGCCGCCCACCCCCGACACGGAGCCGGTCGTCCACCCGGTCACCGTCGAGGCCGTCCACGTCGCGGCGCCGGTCGAGGCCGGCGGCGACGTCGTGCTCGGCTCCGGGACCGCCGCCCGGCTCGGCCTCACCACCAGTGACGCCGGCTCGGTCTGGCTGCCCGCGGACGCGCCGACCGAGGGGGCGGAGCAGAAGGCCCGCGCCGCCCTCGCCAAGCTGTCCGACGGCACCGACCTGGAGGTCGAACGCGGCTACCGCTCCGACGGCGACCTCGTCACCCTCGGGCTCACCGGCTTCGCGGGCCTGGTCGCCCTCGGCGCCGCGGGCATCGCCACCGGCCTCGCGGCCGCCGACTCCCAGCGCGACCTGACCACCCTCGCGGCGGTCGGCGCGGCACCCCGGATCCGGCGCACCCTCTCCGGCTTCCAGTGCGGCGTGATCGCCGCGATGGGCGCCCTGCTCGGGGCCGCCGCCGGGATCGTGCCCGCGGTGGCACTGCGCAAGGTCGAGGCGGCCTCGATGAGCTACCCGGGGATGAGCCTCCAGGAGGAGGCGGCCAAGGGCGTCGTGGTCTTCCCCTGGCTCAACGTCACGGGCACCGTCGTGCTGCTGCCGCTGCTCGCGGTGGTGCTGGCCGCCCTGCTCACCCGCTCGCGGATCTCGCTGCTGCGCCGCTCCGGCTGA
- a CDS encoding WhiB family transcriptional regulator, which yields MSTVITPPTPSVPPTNQIQADQADPPEVSPMQITSIDQAEELGLPVPCRAFDPEVFFAETPADVEYAKSLCGTCPVKDACLTGALERREPWGVWGGELFVQGVVVARKRPRGRPRKTEVAA from the coding sequence GTGTCCACGGTCATCACACCGCCCACCCCGTCCGTACCGCCGACAAACCAGATCCAGGCCGACCAGGCCGACCCCCCGGAGGTTTCCCCCATGCAGATCACCTCGATCGACCAGGCCGAGGAGCTCGGCCTCCCCGTTCCCTGCCGCGCCTTCGACCCCGAGGTCTTCTTCGCCGAGACGCCCGCCGACGTCGAGTACGCGAAGTCCCTCTGTGGCACCTGCCCGGTCAAGGACGCCTGTCTCACCGGCGCGCTGGAGCGCCGCGAGCCCTGGGGCGTCTGGGGTGGCGAGCTCTTCGTCCAGGGTGTCGTCGTGGCCCGCAAGCGGCCGCGTGGCCGCCCGCGCAAGACCGAGGTCGCGGCGTGA
- a CDS encoding ATP-dependent DNA helicase UvrD2: MERMQEDLLSGIPFDDHGSDRSGHPDATGPDAVLAGLDPEQRAVATALHGPVCVLAGAGTGKTRAITHRIAYGVRSGVYQPQQVLAVTFTARAAGEMRGRLRQLGADGVQARTFHAAALRQLHYFWPRAVGGPVPQLLERKVQLVAEAASRCGLRVQRTELRDLTAEVEWAKVTQIGPDDYPAAVQKSGREAPRDPAETAQVYRVYEEAKTRRGVIDFEDVLLLTAAILEDRPDIADQVRSQYRHFTVDEYQDVSPLQQRLLDQWTGPGGGTSLCVVGDASQTIYSFTGATPDYLLNFRTRHPEATVVKLVRDYRSTPQVVHLANGLLAQARGEAARHRLELVSQREAGPEPVYTEYEDEPTEAETTARRIKELLAAGVRASEVAVLFRTNGQSEVYEQALADLGVPYQLKGAERFFERPEVRDAGVLLRGAARAGSDPLTDDAPDLAGQVRAVLATRGFTAEPPAGSGAVRDRWESLAALVRLAEEFERTRTAEGLAADLAAYVAELDARAAAQHAPAVEGVTLASLHAAKGLEWDAVFLVGLTEGTLPIIYAKTDEQVEEERRLLYVGVTRARKHLSLSWALSRSPGGRASRKPSRFLDGLRPGSSAPGTRSAGRGGRGGVEQGERSAARRARGPVKCRVCDRALTEAVERKLRRCETCPSTMDEALYERLREWRAGQARKQGAPAYVVFTDATLMAIAEDVPGTRQELAVISGVGAMKLDKYGAAVLSLCAGEEPEEDPGDVEDGRSDEPA; the protein is encoded by the coding sequence ATGGAACGCATGCAGGAAGACCTCTTGAGCGGCATCCCGTTCGACGACCACGGCAGTGACCGGTCCGGCCACCCCGACGCCACCGGTCCCGACGCCGTCCTCGCCGGGCTCGATCCCGAGCAGCGGGCCGTCGCCACCGCCCTGCACGGGCCCGTCTGCGTCCTCGCCGGAGCCGGCACCGGCAAGACCCGGGCCATCACCCACCGCATCGCCTACGGCGTGCGCAGCGGCGTCTACCAGCCCCAGCAGGTCCTCGCCGTCACCTTCACCGCCCGCGCCGCCGGCGAGATGCGCGGCCGCCTGCGCCAGCTCGGCGCCGACGGCGTCCAGGCCCGGACCTTCCACGCCGCCGCCCTCCGCCAGCTCCACTACTTCTGGCCGCGCGCGGTCGGCGGACCCGTCCCGCAGCTGCTGGAGCGCAAGGTCCAGCTGGTCGCCGAGGCCGCGAGCCGCTGCGGCCTGCGCGTCCAGCGCACCGAGCTGCGCGACCTCACGGCCGAGGTCGAGTGGGCCAAGGTCACCCAGATCGGCCCCGACGACTACCCCGCCGCCGTCCAGAAGTCCGGCCGCGAGGCCCCCCGGGACCCGGCCGAGACCGCCCAGGTCTACCGCGTGTACGAGGAGGCCAAGACCCGCCGGGGCGTGATCGACTTCGAGGACGTGCTGCTGCTCACCGCCGCCATCCTGGAGGACCGCCCCGACATCGCCGACCAGGTCCGGTCCCAGTACCGGCACTTCACCGTCGACGAGTACCAGGACGTCTCCCCCCTCCAGCAGCGGCTCCTCGACCAGTGGACGGGACCGGGCGGCGGCACCAGCCTCTGCGTCGTCGGCGACGCCAGCCAGACCATCTACTCGTTCACCGGCGCCACCCCGGACTACCTGCTCAACTTCCGCACCCGCCACCCCGAGGCGACGGTCGTCAAGCTGGTCCGCGACTACCGCTCCACCCCGCAGGTCGTCCACCTCGCGAACGGGCTGCTCGCCCAGGCCCGCGGCGAGGCGGCCCGGCACCGCCTCGAACTCGTCTCCCAGCGCGAGGCCGGCCCCGAGCCCGTCTACACCGAGTACGAGGACGAGCCGACCGAGGCCGAGACCACCGCCCGCCGGATCAAGGAGCTCCTCGCCGCCGGAGTCCGCGCCAGCGAGGTCGCCGTCCTCTTCCGCACCAACGGCCAGTCCGAGGTCTACGAGCAGGCCCTCGCCGACCTCGGCGTCCCCTACCAGCTCAAGGGCGCCGAGCGGTTCTTCGAACGGCCGGAGGTCCGCGACGCCGGCGTCCTGCTGCGCGGCGCCGCCCGGGCCGGCTCCGACCCGCTCACCGACGACGCCCCGGACCTCGCCGGCCAGGTCCGCGCCGTCCTCGCCACCCGCGGCTTCACCGCGGAGCCGCCGGCCGGCTCCGGGGCCGTCCGCGACCGCTGGGAGTCCCTCGCGGCGCTCGTCCGCCTCGCCGAGGAGTTCGAGCGCACCCGGACCGCCGAGGGCCTGGCCGCCGACCTCGCCGCCTACGTCGCCGAGCTCGACGCCCGCGCCGCCGCCCAGCACGCCCCCGCCGTCGAGGGCGTCACCCTGGCCTCCCTGCACGCCGCCAAGGGCCTGGAGTGGGACGCCGTGTTCCTCGTCGGCCTCACCGAGGGCACCCTGCCGATCATCTACGCCAAGACCGACGAGCAGGTCGAGGAGGAGCGCCGCCTCCTCTACGTCGGCGTCACCCGCGCCCGCAAGCACCTCTCCCTCTCCTGGGCGCTCTCCCGCTCCCCGGGCGGGCGGGCCTCCCGCAAGCCCAGCCGCTTCCTCGACGGCCTGCGCCCCGGCTCCAGCGCGCCCGGCACCCGCTCCGCGGGCCGCGGCGGGCGCGGCGGCGTCGAGCAGGGCGAGCGCTCCGCCGCCCGCCGGGCCCGCGGACCGGTCAAGTGCCGGGTCTGCGACCGCGCCCTCACCGAGGCCGTCGAGCGCAAGCTCCGCCGCTGCGAGACCTGCCCGTCCACCATGGACGAGGCGCTCTACGAGCGGCTGCGCGAGTGGCGGGCCGGACAGGCCCGCAAGCAGGGCGCCCCGGCCTACGTCGTCTTCACCGACGCCACCCTGATGGCCATCGCCGAGGACGTCCCCGGCACCCGCCAGGAGCTGGCCGTCATCTCCGGGGTGGGTGCCATGAAGCTGGACAAATACGGGGCCGCCGTGCTCTCGTTGTGTGCGGGGGAGGAGCCCGAGGAGGATCCGGGGGACGTCGAGGACGGCCGGTCGGACGAACCGGCCTGA
- a CDS encoding dipeptidase has product MTRTPDSVVRSFIDQHQAAFLADLADWLRIPSVSADPGRADDVRRSAEWLAAKLRDTGFPVAEVWETDGLPAVFAEWSSGDPSAPTVLVYGHHDVQPAAKEDGWATEPFEPTVVGKQLFARGAADDKGQVFFHTLGVRAHLAATGRTAPAVNLKLLIEGEEESGSPNFADLVRREAGRLAADVVVISDTGMWSETTPTVCTGMRGLADAQIDLYGPETDIHSGSFGGAVPNPAAVAAELAAGLHDADRRVAVPGFYDGVIELTERERELFAELPFDEAQWLKVAKSSGTLGEAGYSTLERIWARPTAEVNGIWGGYTGPGGKTIVPASAHLKLSFRLVAGQEVEKVREAVREWVAARVPEGIRYELVFPGATRPCLTPLDHPALESTVRAMGRAFEQRILFTREGGSGPAADLQDVLGAPVLFLGISVPSDGWHSVDEKVELDLLAKGVETAAYLWADLAENWRPGSASE; this is encoded by the coding sequence ATGACGAGAACCCCGGACAGCGTCGTCCGCTCCTTCATCGACCAGCACCAGGCCGCCTTCCTCGCGGACCTCGCCGACTGGCTCCGCATCCCCTCGGTCTCCGCCGACCCCGGCCGGGCCGACGACGTGCGCCGCTCCGCCGAGTGGCTGGCCGCGAAGCTGCGCGACACCGGCTTCCCGGTGGCCGAGGTGTGGGAGACGGACGGCCTCCCGGCGGTCTTCGCCGAGTGGTCCTCCGGGGACCCGTCCGCGCCGACCGTGCTGGTCTACGGGCACCACGACGTGCAGCCGGCGGCGAAGGAGGACGGCTGGGCGACCGAGCCGTTCGAGCCGACCGTGGTCGGGAAGCAGCTGTTCGCCCGCGGCGCCGCGGACGACAAGGGCCAGGTCTTCTTCCACACCCTCGGGGTGCGGGCCCACCTGGCCGCGACCGGCCGCACCGCGCCGGCCGTCAACCTCAAGCTGCTGATCGAGGGCGAGGAGGAGTCCGGCTCGCCGAACTTCGCCGACCTGGTCCGGCGCGAGGCCGGGCGGCTGGCCGCCGACGTCGTGGTCATCTCGGACACCGGGATGTGGTCCGAGACCACACCGACCGTCTGCACCGGCATGCGCGGCCTGGCCGACGCCCAGATCGACCTCTACGGGCCCGAGACCGACATCCACTCCGGCTCGTTCGGCGGGGCCGTGCCGAACCCGGCCGCCGTCGCCGCCGAGCTGGCCGCCGGGCTGCACGACGCCGACCGCCGGGTCGCCGTCCCCGGCTTCTACGACGGCGTGATCGAGCTGACCGAGCGCGAGCGCGAGCTCTTCGCCGAGCTGCCCTTCGACGAGGCGCAGTGGCTGAAGGTCGCCAAGTCGTCCGGCACCCTCGGCGAGGCCGGCTACTCCACCCTGGAGCGGATCTGGGCCCGCCCGACCGCCGAGGTCAACGGCATCTGGGGCGGCTACACCGGACCCGGCGGCAAGACCATCGTGCCCGCCTCGGCGCACCTCAAGCTCTCCTTCCGGCTGGTCGCCGGACAGGAGGTGGAGAAGGTCCGGGAGGCCGTCCGGGAGTGGGTGGCCGCCCGGGTGCCGGAGGGCATCCGGTACGAGCTGGTCTTCCCGGGCGCGACCCGGCCGTGCCTGACCCCGCTCGACCACCCGGCGCTGGAGTCCACCGTCCGGGCGATGGGGCGGGCCTTCGAACAGCGGATCCTCTTCACCCGGGAGGGCGGGTCCGGCCCGGCCGCCGACCTGCAGGACGTGCTCGGCGCGCCGGTGCTCTTCCTCGGCATCTCGGTGCCCTCGGACGGCTGGCACTCGGTCGACGAGAAGGTCGAGCTGGACCTGCTGGCCAAGGGTGTGGAGACGGCCGCCTACCTCTGGGCCGACCTGGCCGAGAACTGGCGCCCGGGCAGTGCGAGCGAGTGA
- a CDS encoding mycoredoxin, which translates to MSGSVTMYSTTWCGYCNRLKSQLDREGIGYTEINIEEDPASASFVESVNNGNQTVPTVLVQPTGGGERVVMTNPSLLQVKKALAA; encoded by the coding sequence ATGTCCGGCAGCGTGACGATGTACAGCACGACCTGGTGCGGCTACTGCAACCGGCTCAAGAGCCAGCTGGACCGTGAAGGCATCGGCTACACCGAGATCAACATCGAGGAGGACCCGGCGTCGGCGTCCTTCGTCGAGTCGGTGAACAACGGCAACCAGACCGTCCCGACCGTGCTCGTGCAGCCGACGGGCGGCGGCGAGCGGGTCGTGATGACCAACCCGAGCCTGCTCCAGGTGAAGAAGGCCCTGGCCGCCTGA
- a CDS encoding PadR family transcriptional regulator, whose protein sequence is MSIRHGLLALLDQGPRYGYQLRTEFEARTGATWPLNVGQVYTTLARLERDGLVVPAGEDDEGHQFYAVTDAGRAELRTWFDSPVPRTNPPRDELAIKLAMAVTVPGVDVPAVVQGQRRHSIKALQDYTRLKARALAGTEAAGHDTAGADLAWLLVLEQLIFQTEAEVRWLDHCETRLARRAEVEQARAAENRQSEPAPPTSRLGRRRTRT, encoded by the coding sequence ATGTCCATCCGTCACGGCCTGCTCGCCCTGCTCGACCAGGGCCCGCGTTACGGCTACCAGCTGCGAACCGAGTTCGAGGCGCGCACCGGCGCCACCTGGCCGCTCAACGTCGGCCAGGTCTACACCACCCTCGCCCGCCTGGAGCGCGACGGGCTGGTCGTCCCCGCGGGGGAGGACGACGAGGGACACCAGTTCTACGCCGTCACCGACGCCGGCCGGGCCGAACTGCGGACCTGGTTCGACAGCCCGGTGCCGCGCACCAACCCGCCGCGCGACGAACTCGCCATCAAGCTCGCGATGGCCGTCACCGTCCCGGGCGTGGACGTGCCCGCCGTCGTCCAGGGCCAGCGCCGGCACAGCATCAAGGCGCTCCAGGACTACACCCGGCTCAAGGCCCGCGCCCTCGCGGGCACCGAGGCCGCCGGGCACGACACCGCCGGGGCCGACCTCGCCTGGCTGCTCGTCCTCGAACAGCTCATCTTCCAGACCGAGGCCGAGGTCCGCTGGCTCGACCACTGCGAGACCCGGCTCGCCCGGCGCGCGGAGGTCGAACAGGCCCGCGCCGCCGAGAACCGGCAGAGCGAGCCCGCGCCCCCGACCTCCCGGCTCGGACGCCGCCGCACCAGGACCTGA
- a CDS encoding ABC transporter ATP-binding protein → MSHTDPTRAGRSAVLHLDNVTRVHGQGAAEVQALRGVDLKVHPGEFVAVMGPSGSGKSTLLTLAGGLDTPSTGQVLVEGVALGGLDRKRLAEVRRRSVGYVFQDYNLIPALTAAENISLPRELDGLSGRAARREALAALEELGIPELADRFPDDMSGGQQQRVAIARALIGDRRLVLADEPTGALDSTTGESVLAVLRARCDEGAAAMMVTHEPRHAAWADRVVFLRDGRMVDESISQDAGSLLVAAAANAKGPVER, encoded by the coding sequence GTGTCCCACACCGATCCGACCAGGGCCGGCCGCAGCGCGGTCCTGCACCTGGACAACGTCACCCGCGTCCACGGGCAGGGAGCCGCCGAGGTGCAGGCGCTGCGCGGCGTCGACCTCAAGGTGCACCCCGGCGAGTTCGTCGCCGTCATGGGCCCCTCCGGCTCCGGCAAGTCCACCCTGCTGACCCTCGCGGGCGGCCTGGACACCCCCAGCACCGGCCAGGTCCTCGTCGAGGGCGTCGCCCTCGGCGGACTCGACCGCAAGCGGCTCGCCGAGGTCCGCCGCCGCTCGGTCGGCTACGTCTTCCAGGACTACAACCTGATACCGGCGCTCACCGCCGCCGAGAACATCTCCCTCCCGCGCGAACTCGACGGCCTCTCCGGCCGCGCCGCCCGCCGCGAGGCGCTCGCCGCCCTGGAGGAGCTCGGCATCCCCGAGCTCGCCGACCGCTTCCCCGACGACATGTCCGGCGGCCAGCAGCAGCGCGTCGCCATCGCCCGCGCCCTCATCGGCGACCGCCGCCTCGTCCTCGCCGACGAACCCACCGGCGCCCTCGACTCCACCACCGGGGAGTCGGTCCTCGCGGTCCTGCGCGCCCGCTGCGACGAGGGCGCCGCCGCCATGATGGTCACCCACGAGCCCCGGCACGCCGCCTGGGCCGACCGCGTCGTCTTCCTCCGCGACGGCCGGATGGTCGACGAGAGCATCAGCCAGGACGCCGGAAGCCTCCTCGTCGCCGCCGCGGCCAACGCGAAGGGCCCGGTGGAACGGTGA
- a CDS encoding GntR family transcriptional regulator has product MTIPRGTAQSPKYQRLAADLRRRIAEGEFTAEAALPVESELERQYGVARNTVRLAVDVLVNEGRLVRLQGKGTYLREHPVLDHRAYGPAPGRDVRGGQPGGGGASGAPGVPGIPGPGSGSGAVSGHGPVSGHGPGTGHGAAAAGTGGGSGGSAAEEGPRDCLAVPSAVYRGEAADAGRELTVDFEMMIVRARVDIAERLGLRPGEAIVVRRQLRLLDREPYSIEESHYRAGLAAGTPLMEPDQIDGGDEAVLAALGRTEVGAVDHLIARMPGPEEAQWFQGGPGVPLVVQTRVTYDRRGPVRVIETRYSADRSRLVYGVGDLAARASLPAPAAPVDPARADAP; this is encoded by the coding sequence GTGACAATCCCACGGGGCACCGCCCAATCCCCCAAATACCAGCGCCTCGCCGCGGACCTGCGCCGCCGGATCGCCGAGGGCGAGTTCACCGCCGAGGCCGCACTCCCGGTCGAGAGCGAACTGGAGCGCCAGTACGGGGTGGCGCGCAACACCGTCCGGCTGGCCGTCGACGTGCTGGTCAACGAAGGCCGCCTGGTCCGGCTCCAGGGCAAGGGGACCTATCTGCGCGAACACCCGGTCCTCGACCACCGCGCCTACGGGCCCGCCCCCGGGCGCGACGTCCGGGGCGGCCAGCCCGGCGGGGGAGGGGCGTCCGGTGCCCCGGGGGTGCCCGGGATCCCCGGGCCGGGCTCGGGTTCCGGCGCCGTCTCCGGCCACGGTCCCGTCTCCGGCCACGGTCCCGGAACCGGCCACGGGGCCGCGGCGGCCGGGACCGGCGGGGGCTCCGGCGGCTCCGCGGCGGAGGAGGGCCCGCGCGACTGCCTCGCCGTCCCCAGCGCCGTCTACCGCGGCGAGGCCGCCGACGCCGGACGGGAACTCACCGTCGACTTCGAGATGATGATCGTCAGGGCCCGGGTCGACATCGCCGAGCGGCTCGGCCTGCGCCCGGGGGAGGCCATCGTGGTCCGCCGCCAGCTGCGCCTGCTGGACCGCGAGCCGTACTCCATCGAGGAGAGCCACTACCGGGCCGGACTCGCCGCCGGCACCCCCCTGATGGAGCCCGACCAGATCGACGGGGGCGACGAGGCGGTGCTCGCCGCCCTCGGCCGCACCGAGGTCGGCGCCGTCGACCACCTGATCGCCCGGATGCCCGGCCCCGAGGAGGCCCAGTGGTTCCAGGGCGGCCCCGGCGTCCCGCTGGTGGTCCAGACCCGGGTCACCTACGACCGGCGCGGACCGGTCCGGGTCATCGAGACCCGCTACTCCGCCGACCGCAGCCGGCTGGTCTACGGCGTGGGCGACCTCGCCGCCCGCGCCTCGCTGCCCGCGCCCGCCGCCCCCGTCGACCCGGCCCGGGCGGACGCGCCGTAG